A single genomic interval of Spirosoma linguale DSM 74 harbors:
- a CDS encoding hypothetical protein (KEGG: geo:Geob_3543 hypothetical protein), whose translation MRGLLYFLLFLLVIFGVLYALTGWSYSDGERAGTVSKFSRRGFLFKTYEGVLNVGGFSGETGSLTPQYFDFSVKDDAVAAQVTQAVKTGQRVTLHYEEKILKFPWNGETKYYITAVEIVGPPARPYGDSSAYPGYQQGQPQPAQPQQAQPQTQQPAPAQQPAMADTLR comes from the coding sequence ATGCGAGGTCTATTATATTTTCTGTTGTTTTTATTAGTCATTTTCGGTGTTCTTTATGCGCTCACCGGCTGGAGTTACAGTGATGGCGAACGGGCCGGTACGGTCTCCAAGTTCAGTCGCCGGGGTTTCCTTTTCAAAACGTATGAAGGCGTACTGAATGTAGGTGGCTTCTCGGGCGAAACCGGCTCCTTAACTCCCCAGTATTTTGATTTCTCGGTGAAAGATGATGCCGTAGCAGCTCAGGTTACGCAGGCTGTCAAAACAGGGCAGCGGGTAACCCTGCACTACGAAGAGAAGATCCTGAAGTTTCCCTGGAATGGCGAAACGAAATACTACATTACGGCCGTAGAAATAGTAGGTCCACCAGCACGTCCGTACGGAGACAGCTCTGCATATCCGGGCTATCAGCAAGGCCAGCCACAGCCAGCTCAGCCACAGCAGGCACAGCCGCAAACCCAGCAGCCTGCACCCGCTCAGCAGCCCGCTATGGCCGACACCCTACGGTAG
- a CDS encoding recA protein (KEGG: bcs:BCAN_A1224 recombinase A~TIGRFAM: recA protein~PFAM: RecA domain protein~SMART: AAA ATPase), with product MAKSDTAQATASANDSKLKALQTTIEKLDKAFGKGTVMRLSESKVVDIPVISTGSLGLDLALGIGGMPRGRVVEIYGPESSGKTTLTMHCIAEAQKAGGLAAFIDAEHAFDRVYAEKLGIDTKNLLISQPDNGEQALEIAEHLISSGAIDIIVIDSVAALVPKAEIEGEMGESKMGLQARLMSQALRKLTGTINKTGCCCIFINQLREKIGVMFGNPETTTGGNALKFYASVRLDIRRIGQIKEGADNVVGNRTKVKVVKNKLAAPFKVVEFDIMYGQGISKVGEILDLAVEMEVVKKSGSWFSYGTSRLAQGRDAVKELLLDNPELMGEIEGKIRAKIADDQDALLDPVLAATADDDEGEIDD from the coding sequence ATGGCAAAATCAGATACGGCGCAAGCCACAGCATCTGCTAATGACAGTAAACTAAAAGCCCTTCAAACAACCATCGAGAAACTGGATAAAGCCTTCGGCAAAGGCACGGTTATGCGCCTGAGCGAAAGCAAAGTCGTAGACATTCCGGTTATTTCGACAGGTTCGCTTGGATTAGATCTGGCCCTTGGCATCGGCGGTATGCCCCGTGGCCGTGTTGTTGAAATCTACGGTCCTGAATCGTCGGGTAAAACAACATTAACCATGCACTGCATTGCCGAAGCGCAGAAAGCGGGCGGCCTGGCAGCTTTTATTGATGCAGAACACGCATTCGACCGGGTTTACGCAGAGAAATTAGGCATTGATACAAAAAACCTGCTCATCTCACAACCTGACAATGGTGAACAAGCGCTTGAAATCGCTGAGCACCTGATCAGTTCCGGTGCGATTGACATCATCGTTATTGACTCCGTTGCTGCTCTTGTACCGAAAGCCGAGATCGAAGGCGAAATGGGCGAAAGCAAAATGGGTCTTCAGGCTCGTCTGATGTCGCAGGCCTTGCGGAAACTGACGGGTACGATCAATAAAACCGGTTGCTGCTGTATTTTCATTAACCAGTTGCGTGAAAAAATCGGTGTGATGTTCGGTAACCCCGAAACAACTACCGGTGGTAACGCCCTTAAATTCTACGCATCGGTTCGTCTGGACATCCGTCGTATCGGTCAGATTAAAGAAGGTGCCGACAACGTAGTGGGTAACCGTACGAAAGTGAAAGTTGTCAAGAACAAATTGGCCGCTCCTTTCAAAGTAGTTGAATTCGATATCATGTACGGCCAAGGCATTTCTAAAGTTGGTGAGATCCTCGATCTGGCTGTAGAAATGGAAGTTGTTAAGAAATCAGGTTCCTGGTTCTCGTACGGCACCAGCCGTTTGGCACAGGGCCGCGATGCCGTGAAGGAGCTGCTCCTCGACAACCCGGAGCTGATGGGTGAGATCGAAGGTAAAATCCGCGCGAAGATTGCTGATGATCAGGACGCCCTCCTCGACCCCGTTCTCGCAGCTACCGCTGATGACGACGAAGGCGAAATTGACGATTAA
- a CDS encoding protein of unknown function DUF1568 (PFAM: protein of unknown function DUF1568~KEGG: sun:SUN_0186 hypothetical protein): MEPEVYRRKLPHIQPLLGTFFITYRLHDSLPVEVKQQLLDEFQAEKARVVKIENHSIKIIDELNRRYFGQFDALLDLCTYCPAYLSNTAVARLVADSLHIWDNSRIDLIAYCIMSNHVHAVFTLVYEKTKAGKVNSLKQLMHSIKSYTAHEANKLLNLSGKFWEEETYDRLIRNTDELRRIVRYVLNNTVKAGLCNDWKSWQWTYVKPEYDEFS, from the coding sequence ATGGAACCCGAAGTATACCGCCGTAAACTCCCTCACATACAGCCTCTCTTAGGAACATTCTTCATTACATATCGACTTCACGATTCCTTACCTGTTGAGGTGAAGCAGCAACTTCTTGACGAATTTCAAGCCGAGAAAGCGCGTGTCGTGAAAATCGAAAACCATTCCATCAAAATAATTGATGAATTGAACCGACGGTATTTTGGTCAATTTGATGCCCTGTTGGATTTATGTACTTACTGCCCTGCTTACCTATCAAATACCGCAGTAGCACGGCTAGTAGCAGATTCGCTGCATATCTGGGATAATAGCCGAATCGACCTGATTGCCTACTGCATTATGTCTAACCATGTTCATGCCGTTTTTACTCTGGTTTATGAGAAGACTAAAGCTGGAAAAGTGAACTCATTAAAACAGCTAATGCATTCGATTAAAAGCTATACCGCACATGAAGCCAATAAGCTATTGAATTTGAGTGGCAAATTTTGGGAAGAAGAAACCTATGACCGTTTAATCCGTAATACTGACGAGTTACGCCGTATTGTACGATATGTATTGAATAACACCGTCAAAGCTGGTTTATGTAACGATTGGAAAAGCTGGCAGTGGACATACGTGAAGCCTGAGTATGATGAGTTCTCGTAA
- a CDS encoding citrate synthase I (KEGG: scl:sce8281 hypothetical protein~TIGRFAM: citrate synthase I~PFAM: Citrate synthase), producing the protein MANSAELTVDGKTYSFPTLEGTEHEKAFDISNLRDQTGYVTLDRGYKNTGATKSAITFLDGELGILQYRGYSIEDLAAKASFLEVAYLLIYGELPTQEEYHTFENAIRRHTLVNEGMRTIFNGFPVNAHPMGVLASMVSAMSAFYPELENGKEEDKTDLHIIRLLAKLPTIATWSYKRSMGHPTNYPKNNLDYIPNFLNMMFALPVEDYKVDPVVAEALNVLLILHADHEQNCSTSTVRLVGSSQANLYSSISAGISALWGPLHGGANQEVIEMLENIKADGGDVSKYVEMAKNAKTTGFRLFGFGHRVYKNFDPRAKIIKKAADDVLAKLGVNDPVLEIAKGLEEAALNDEYFVSRKLYPNVDFYSGIIYRALGIPTNMFTVMFAIGRLPGWIAQWKEMRETKEPIGRPRQIYTGATLREFVPLENR; encoded by the coding sequence ATGGCAAACTCCGCTGAATTAACCGTCGATGGTAAAACATATTCATTTCCAACCTTAGAGGGAACCGAACATGAAAAAGCCTTCGACATCTCGAACCTTCGTGATCAGACTGGCTACGTTACCTTAGATCGTGGTTATAAAAACACCGGTGCCACCAAAAGTGCCATCACATTTCTGGATGGTGAGCTGGGCATTCTGCAATACCGAGGGTATTCAATTGAAGATTTAGCCGCCAAGGCGTCGTTTCTGGAAGTTGCCTATTTGTTGATCTATGGTGAACTGCCTACGCAGGAAGAGTACCATACCTTCGAAAATGCCATTCGTCGGCATACGCTGGTGAACGAAGGCATGCGGACAATCTTTAACGGGTTCCCGGTCAATGCGCACCCAATGGGTGTACTGGCGTCGATGGTTAGCGCCATGAGTGCTTTCTACCCTGAGTTGGAGAATGGCAAAGAAGAAGACAAAACCGACCTGCACATTATCCGGTTGCTGGCCAAGCTGCCAACCATTGCCACCTGGTCGTACAAGCGCTCGATGGGCCATCCGACCAACTACCCGAAGAATAACCTCGACTACATCCCGAACTTCCTGAATATGATGTTCGCGCTGCCCGTCGAAGACTATAAGGTCGATCCGGTCGTTGCCGAAGCCCTAAACGTACTGCTTATTCTTCATGCCGACCACGAGCAGAACTGCTCCACATCAACGGTACGTCTGGTTGGATCGTCGCAGGCTAACCTGTACTCGTCAATTTCGGCGGGCATTAGTGCCTTATGGGGTCCGCTGCATGGTGGTGCAAACCAGGAAGTGATTGAAATGCTGGAAAATATTAAAGCCGATGGTGGCGATGTTTCCAAGTATGTAGAAATGGCCAAGAACGCCAAAACGACGGGCTTCCGTTTGTTCGGGTTCGGTCACCGGGTTTACAAAAACTTCGATCCCCGCGCTAAAATTATCAAGAAAGCTGCTGATGATGTATTAGCTAAGCTGGGCGTAAACGACCCCGTTCTTGAAATCGCCAAAGGTCTTGAAGAGGCCGCGTTGAACGATGAATACTTCGTATCGCGCAAATTGTACCCGAATGTGGATTTCTACTCGGGTATAATCTACCGCGCGCTGGGTATCCCAACGAATATGTTTACGGTCATGTTCGCTATCGGCCGCCTACCGGGTTGGATTGCCCAATGGAAAGAAATGCGCGAAACGAAAGAGCCGATCGGTCGGCCTCGTCAGATTTATACGGGAGCTACCCTACGGGAGTTTGTTCCGCTGGAGAACCGGTAA
- a CDS encoding amidohydrolase (PFAM: amidohydrolase; Amidohydrolase 3~KEGG: mxa:MXAN_2375 amidohydrolase domain- containing protein), protein MISIKWLLMFLLVPDSILLSVGQTNYNVSRRQQDAVGYLLRPDRVFDGETMHEGWVVRVKDDKIEAAGPANSVSSTGATVVDLKGTTLMPGLIEGHSHLLLHPYNETPWDDQVLKEARSLRVARATVHARKTLEAGFTTVRDLGTEGADYDDVGLKQAINKGIIPGPRMMIVTRALIATGSYAPKGFSPDIDVPQGAEEADGHDALIQAVRRQIGKGADAIKIYADYRWGLMAEARPTYTLDEIKLIVETARSSGRGVVAHASTAEGMRRAILGGCETVEHGDAGTPEIFALMKQHGTALCPTLAAGDAISQYRGWKKGQDPEPERLKQKRDIFKQALAAGVTICAGGDVGVFSHGDNARELLLMVDYGMKPIDVMRSVTSINADVFKLTDRGRIRPGLLADLVAVQGDPTKTITDVQRVQMVMKGGVFSKR, encoded by the coding sequence ATGATTTCGATTAAATGGCTATTGATGTTCTTGCTTGTACCCGACAGCATCTTGCTGTCGGTGGGACAAACAAATTATAATGTATCTCGCCGACAGCAAGATGCTGTCGGGTACCTCCTCCGTCCCGACCGGGTTTTCGATGGCGAAACCATGCATGAAGGCTGGGTCGTACGGGTGAAAGACGATAAGATTGAGGCCGCTGGTCCGGCCAACAGTGTTTCGTCAACGGGGGCTACCGTGGTTGATCTGAAAGGAACAACACTCATGCCCGGTTTGATCGAAGGACATTCGCATTTGCTTTTGCATCCGTACAATGAAACGCCCTGGGATGATCAGGTGCTGAAGGAAGCCCGCTCGCTGCGCGTAGCGCGGGCCACCGTTCACGCCCGGAAAACACTGGAAGCGGGCTTTACTACCGTGCGTGATCTAGGGACCGAAGGGGCCGATTATGACGATGTCGGCTTGAAGCAGGCGATTAATAAAGGCATCATACCCGGCCCGCGCATGATGATCGTGACGCGGGCGCTCATTGCTACCGGTAGTTACGCGCCAAAAGGCTTCAGCCCGGATATCGACGTGCCGCAGGGAGCCGAAGAAGCGGATGGCCACGATGCGCTGATTCAGGCCGTTCGGCGGCAGATTGGCAAAGGAGCCGACGCCATAAAGATTTACGCCGATTACCGCTGGGGACTCATGGCCGAAGCCCGCCCAACCTATACCCTCGATGAAATTAAGCTTATCGTCGAAACCGCCCGAAGCAGCGGGCGGGGTGTGGTGGCTCATGCCAGTACGGCAGAGGGGATGCGCCGGGCTATTCTGGGCGGCTGCGAAACCGTTGAACACGGTGATGCCGGAACCCCCGAAATCTTTGCGCTTATGAAACAACATGGTACCGCCCTATGTCCAACACTGGCCGCTGGCGATGCGATTAGTCAATACCGGGGCTGGAAAAAAGGGCAGGATCCCGAACCCGAGCGGCTCAAACAAAAGCGGGATATATTCAAACAGGCACTGGCTGCAGGGGTTACCATTTGCGCCGGGGGCGATGTGGGTGTATTCAGTCACGGCGACAACGCTCGTGAATTGCTGCTGATGGTCGATTACGGAATGAAGCCAATCGACGTGATGCGTTCGGTCACGTCTATTAATGCCGACGTTTTCAAATTAACGGATCGGGGACGCATTCGGCCGGGTTTGCTGGCCGATTTAGTCGCCGTACAGGGCGATCCAACAAAAACGATCACCGATGTGCAACGCGTTCAGATGGTTATGAAAGGGGGCGTTTTTTCGAAGCGTTGA